From Camelina sativa cultivar DH55 unplaced genomic scaffold, Cs unpScaffold01552, whole genome shotgun sequence, a single genomic window includes:
- the LOC104774110 gene encoding uncharacterized protein LOC104774110 — MDVSHILLGRPWEFDRKIIHDGAQNTYSFIWDTHQILLLPSKEHSLPPPPEPPKPSLVPTNVPPSNNYATFCSFASFDAEFRKEGIVFALLSASSLQTAVSNIDPQLAEVLREFDDVFSAELPSALPPLRNIQHQIDLIPGASLPNRPHYRMKN; from the coding sequence ATGGATGTCAGTCATATACTGTTAGGAAGACCATGGGAGTTTGATCGTAAGATCATTCATGACGGAGCTCAGAATACGTATAGTTTCATATGGGATACTCATCAGATTCTTCTCTTGCCTTCCAAGGAACATTCGCTGCCACCACCGCCTGAACCACCGAAGCCGTCTTTGGTTCCTACGAATGTTCCACCATCTAACAACTATGCTACGTTCtgctcttttgcttcatttgatgCCGAGTTTCGGAAGGAAGGTATAGTTTTTGCCTTGTTGTCTGCGTCTTCATTGCAAACTGCGGTGTCTAATATCGATCCGCAACTTGCGGAGGTTCTCCGAGAGTTTGACGATGTTTTTTCCGCTGAACTACCGAGTGCTCTGCCTCCATTACGCAATATCCAACACCAAATCGACCTTATTCCTGGTGCTTCGCTTCCTAATCGCCCTCATTATCGAATGAAGAATTAA